In a single window of the Bacteroidales bacterium genome:
- the secG gene encoding preprotein translocase subunit SecG has protein sequence MLTLAVILIIIVSILMILIVLAQNPKGGGLSSTFGGAGSFGGVVQTNKFLDKSTWTLAIALILFSITASMSIPRIEEDPESKIQKELMELNQNAIPDIQTPEQIERFRENEENKDNNQ, from the coding sequence ATGTTAACATTAGCAGTCATATTAATTATTATAGTAAGTATCTTAATGATACTTATTGTTTTAGCTCAAAATCCTAAAGGTGGAGGATTATCATCAACTTTTGGCGGAGCAGGATCATTCGGAGGTGTTGTTCAAACCAATAAATTCCTTGATAAATCTACGTGGACACTGGCTATTGCTCTTATCCTTTTCAGTATTACGGCAAGTATGTCGATACCAAGGATTGAAGAAGACCCTGAATCGAAAATCCAAAAAGAGTTAATGGAATTAAACCAAAATGCTATTCCTGATATTCAAACGCCTGAACAAATAGAACGATTCAGAGAAAACGAAGAAAACAAAGATAACAATCAATAA
- a CDS encoding DUF485 domain-containing protein, protein MDHGPAVELGIDHAVKKKSKLGVILFFVYFVVYAGFVAIGVADYTLMGKVVLGNQNLAVVYGFGLIIFAILLGLFYNWKCTKYENLMNKEDKL, encoded by the coding sequence ATGGACCACGGACCTGCAGTAGAGCTTGGTATAGACCATGCTGTTAAGAAAAAATCAAAACTGGGAGTAATTTTATTTTTTGTCTATTTTGTTGTTTATGCCGGTTTTGTGGCAATTGGTGTTGCAGACTACACATTAATGGGCAAAGTTGTTCTCGGAAACCAAAATCTGGCTGTTGTTTACGGTTTTGGTCTAATTATTTTTGCCATTTTACTCGGTTTATTTTATAATTGGAAATGTACTAAATATGAAAATTTAATGAATAAGGAGGACAAATTATGA
- a CDS encoding cation acetate symporter: MIYGVSTFAIVLFIIFVLFVLGLSFYFARRTKSASSYFAAGGTIHWGVNGIAFAGDYLSAASFLGICGMIAFVGYDGFLYSIGYLAGWIVALFLVAEPLKRLGKFTFTDALDSKFNSKAIQLTAAISTLIVSIFYLIPQMVGAGALVTPLLGFPHWVGVVIVGVIVVFIVATAGMTSTTYVQFIKGGLLIIFSTILAIYIFNNGLTLTPDNEDQKYHEFVTLTPTIDDNVLSVDGYEIVAQQEVKERQFVKIEFQKGVYRWFDLVEENGSFVLKEMLSITDTEKGDKLYNGEAKENAKFFQVGHMSKIIVDGKEVENTGALGPFEFLSTIENSEIIRFEKVKFNDGNNKVVVWYQNITSGKEMMMPGLKFKIGKDSNPWTKLNFISLMLALFLGTASLPHILIRYYTVKSQKDARKSTIVAIAAIGGFYILTLFMGLGAAVNGVLDVESSNMSGPLLAKAFGIGLFSIISAIAFATILGTVSGLIVASSGAIAHDLVDRYMGKNLDDKAKVRAGKIAAFAVGVVAIILGISFKGMNVSFLVGWAFAVAASANLPAILMLLFWKKTTAKGIAWSIVAGIVSALGIILTSPTMWDRYGLDKLDAPHMLDNPAIISFTLALVTLVFVSLATQKDNKKLVQA, translated from the coding sequence ATGATATATGGAGTTTCAACTTTCGCAATAGTTTTATTTATAATATTTGTACTGTTCGTATTAGGTTTATCGTTTTATTTCGCAAGAAGAACAAAATCTGCAAGCAGTTATTTTGCTGCGGGCGGCACCATTCATTGGGGTGTAAACGGAATTGCATTTGCAGGCGATTACCTTTCGGCAGCATCATTTCTTGGTATTTGCGGTATGATTGCATTTGTCGGATACGATGGATTTTTATATTCAATAGGTTATCTTGCCGGTTGGATTGTAGCACTTTTCCTCGTTGCCGAACCCTTAAAACGACTCGGTAAATTTACTTTTACAGACGCATTAGATTCCAAATTTAATTCAAAAGCAATTCAATTAACGGCTGCAATCAGCACTCTTATTGTTTCAATTTTTTACTTAATACCGCAAATGGTCGGAGCAGGTGCTTTGGTTACACCATTGCTTGGTTTTCCGCATTGGGTAGGTGTAGTAATCGTAGGAGTAATTGTAGTTTTTATTGTAGCTACAGCAGGAATGACCTCTACAACCTATGTGCAATTTATTAAAGGAGGTTTATTAATTATCTTTTCAACAATACTTGCTATATATATATTTAATAACGGGCTTACTTTAACACCGGATAATGAAGATCAAAAATATCATGAATTTGTTACACTGACTCCAACAATTGATGATAATGTTTTAAGTGTTGACGGATATGAAATTGTGGCGCAACAAGAAGTTAAAGAACGCCAATTTGTTAAGATTGAATTTCAGAAAGGTGTTTATCGTTGGTTTGACCTTGTTGAAGAAAACGGATCATTTGTTCTTAAAGAAATGCTTTCAATAACTGATACAGAAAAAGGAGATAAACTTTATAACGGAGAAGCAAAAGAAAATGCAAAGTTTTTTCAAGTCGGACACATGAGTAAAATTATTGTTGACGGAAAAGAGGTAGAAAATACCGGTGCATTAGGACCCTTCGAGTTCTTATCAACAATTGAAAATAGTGAAATTATAAGATTCGAAAAAGTAAAATTCAATGATGGTAATAACAAAGTTGTTGTTTGGTATCAAAACATTACAAGCGGTAAAGAAATGATGATGCCCGGTCTTAAATTTAAAATCGGAAAAGATTCTAATCCTTGGACAAAGTTAAATTTTATTTCTTTAATGTTAGCATTGTTTCTTGGTACAGCTTCATTGCCTCATATCTTAATCAGATACTACACAGTAAAAAGCCAAAAAGATGCAAGAAAATCTACAATTGTTGCAATTGCTGCAATAGGAGGTTTTTATATTCTGACTCTTTTTATGGGACTCGGAGCTGCCGTAAACGGTGTTCTTGATGTGGAAAGCAGTAATATGTCAGGACCTTTACTTGCAAAAGCATTCGGAATAGGATTATTCTCAATAATTTCTGCCATTGCGTTTGCTACTATTCTCGGAACAGTCAGCGGATTGATTGTCGCGTCTTCAGGTGCTATAGCCCATGACCTTGTTGACAGATATATGGGTAAAAACCTTGACGATAAAGCAAAAGTAAGAGCAGGAAAAATTGCTGCGTTTGCAGTTGGTGTTGTTGCTATAATACTCGGAATTTCATTTAAAGGAATGAATGTTTCATTCTTGGTTGGTTGGGCGTTTGCAGTTGCAGCTTCCGCAAATCTTCCTGCTATTCTTATGTTATTGTTCTGGAAAAAAACAACAGCAAAAGGAATTGCTTGGTCTATTGTAGCAGGTATCGTATCTGCTTTAGGTATTATTCTGACTT
- a CDS encoding LTA synthase family protein has product MKRKNVISAISNIKVLISLLKRLTLVLVLFTLLRIIFYFFNLEHYEEMTFSHFLRIMQGGIKFDISAIMFINFIYIFLFLLPFPFKYNRKYQSFLKYLFLIPNSIALAMNMGDVFYFDFILKRSTVDVFIFAGESNILKLFSLFFIDYWYGVLIGIFLIFILIFAYNKINLQKPKFKFSIYYYISGIIILAVSGFLSVMGMRGSFVKKTFPITLGDAGIYVNKTEEMALVLNTPFTIMKTLEKSSLDEKHYFNEKELTDIFSSVHKVDTGKSFNNMNVVIIVMESFSREYIGSLNTDIESGNYKGYTPFLDSLISESKVYIRTFANGRISIEALPAITSSIPSTIQSHVTSPYASNRFYGLGNLLKKKGYHTSFFHGAPKGALGLDAFMKFSGYEHLYSMKEYGNDDDFDDAWGLWDEPFFQFFADKLNSFKKPFHSVFFSLSSHHPYKVPDKYKGKFKEGTLPIHKSVQYSDMALKKFFDKISDKAWYNNTLFVITADHSAVSYLKKYNSSVGKYAIPIVLYSPSDTLLTGTDSIVAQQIDIMPTVLGYLNYDKDFFSFGNDLLKENIKPYAVNYLNDTYQIIINDFMLQYRNEKIVGFYNYEKDYALKNNLIDKYPEKQAYLEKKLKAFIQDYNHRMITDRLFIKE; this is encoded by the coding sequence GTGAAAAGGAAAAACGTAATATCTGCAATTTCAAATATAAAAGTACTTATCAGCCTTCTGAAAAGACTAACTTTAGTACTTGTACTTTTTACATTATTAAGAATCATATTTTATTTTTTTAATCTTGAGCATTATGAAGAAATGACATTTTCTCATTTTCTTCGAATTATGCAAGGAGGTATTAAGTTTGATATTTCTGCAATAATGTTTATAAATTTTATTTATATCTTTTTATTCCTTTTACCTTTTCCTTTTAAGTATAATCGAAAATATCAATCTTTTTTAAAATATCTTTTTCTTATCCCGAATTCAATTGCTCTTGCTATGAATATGGGAGATGTTTTTTATTTTGATTTTATTTTGAAAAGAAGCACTGTTGATGTATTTATATTTGCAGGAGAGAGTAATATTTTAAAATTGTTTTCATTGTTTTTTATTGATTATTGGTATGGTGTTTTAATAGGAATATTTCTTATTTTCATATTGATATTTGCCTATAATAAAATTAACTTGCAAAAGCCGAAATTTAAGTTTAGTATATATTATTATATTTCAGGAATTATTATTCTTGCTGTATCCGGATTTCTTTCCGTTATGGGTATGAGAGGAAGTTTTGTAAAAAAAACATTTCCGATAACTCTCGGCGATGCAGGAATATACGTAAACAAAACTGAAGAAATGGCTCTTGTGCTGAATACTCCGTTTACTATTATGAAAACACTGGAAAAAAGTTCTCTTGATGAAAAACATTATTTTAATGAAAAAGAATTAACAGATATTTTTTCTTCTGTACATAAAGTTGATACCGGAAAATCTTTCAATAATATGAATGTTGTCATAATTGTTATGGAAAGTTTTTCGCGAGAATATATCGGCTCTTTAAATACTGATATTGAAAGCGGAAACTATAAAGGTTATACACCATTTTTAGACTCATTGATAAGTGAAAGTAAAGTATATATAAGAACATTTGCTAACGGTCGAATATCTATTGAAGCTTTACCTGCTATAACTTCGAGTATTCCCTCTACTATTCAATCTCATGTAACATCTCCTTATGCATCAAACAGATTTTACGGTTTGGGGAATTTATTAAAGAAAAAAGGCTACCATACTTCATTTTTTCATGGTGCACCAAAAGGAGCTTTAGGACTTGATGCATTTATGAAATTTTCCGGTTATGAGCATTTATATTCAATGAAAGAATACGGAAACGATGATGATTTTGACGATGCATGGGGGCTGTGGGATGAACCTTTTTTTCAGTTTTTTGCTGATAAATTAAATAGTTTTAAAAAACCATTTCACAGTGTGTTTTTTTCATTATCATCTCATCATCCTTATAAAGTTCCTGATAAATATAAAGGAAAGTTTAAAGAAGGTACACTTCCTATTCATAAATCAGTCCAATATTCTGATATGGCACTAAAGAAATTTTTCGATAAAATTTCCGATAAGGCGTGGTATAATAATACCCTTTTTGTTATTACTGCAGATCATTCAGCAGTCAGTTATTTAAAAAAATATAATTCAAGTGTCGGGAAATATGCAATTCCCATAGTTCTTTATTCTCCTTCCGATACCTTACTAACAGGTACAGACAGCATTGTAGCACAGCAAATTGATATTATGCCGACTGTTTTGGGTTATTTAAATTATGATAAAGATTTTTTTTCTTTCGGAAATGATCTTCTAAAAGAAAATATTAAACCTTATGCAGTAAATTATTTAAATGATACTTATCAAATAATTATAAATGATTTCATGTTGCAATACAGAAATGAAAAAATTGTTGGTTTTTACAATTATGAAAAAGATTATGCTTTAAAAAATAATCTGATTGATAAATACCCTGAAAAACAAGCATATTTAGAAAAAAAACTAAAAGCCTTTATTCAAGATTACAATCATCGAATGATTACGGACCGGCTTTTTATTAAAGAATAA
- a CDS encoding type II toxin-antitoxin system YafQ family toxin: MYEFDLSGVFKKDLKRINKRNFDKKKLQETLNILQETGTLPYEKYKTHLLKGNYKGYYDSHIEPNWLIIWKKTGNIIELARTGTHSDLFSK, from the coding sequence ATGTATGAATTTGATTTGTCAGGAGTGTTTAAAAAAGATTTGAAAAGAATAAATAAAAGAAATTTTGACAAAAAAAAACTTCAAGAAACCTTAAATATTCTTCAAGAAACCGGAACATTACCTTATGAAAAATATAAAACACACCTTTTAAAAGGAAACTATAAAGGATATTACGATTCACATATTGAACCAAATTGGTTAATAATTTGGAAAAAAACAGGAAATATTATTGAATTAGCACGTACAGGAACTCACTCCGATTTATTCAGCAAATAA
- a CDS encoding T9SS type A sorting domain-containing protein produces MKNFTKIFLFLFFIFVGLSAFEINAQGFSAHKNYTDDINISYDVLIYPNPVTDNKFYVKSESVIKSVEVINVLGQNIRTVNNETNVAYNIYVELGNVKEGMYMVKVTFADKKTIIRKIIVK; encoded by the coding sequence ATGAAAAATTTTACTAAAATATTCCTTTTTTTATTTTTTATTTTTGTCGGATTATCTGCATTTGAAATAAATGCACAAGGATTTTCTGCCCACAAAAATTATACAGATGATATTAATATAAGCTATGATGTTTTAATATACCCTAATCCGGTTACTGACAATAAATTCTATGTTAAATCAGAATCTGTTATTAAATCTGTTGAAGTTATTAATGTATTAGGCCAGAATATAAGAACTGTTAATAACGAAACAAATGTAGCATACAATATATATGTTGAATTAGGTAATGTTAAAGAAGGTATGTATATGGTAAAAGTTACTTTCGCAGATAAAAAAACAATTATCAGAAAAATAATTGTAAAATAA
- a CDS encoding HAMP domain-containing histidine kinase, giving the protein MSNKSRMLELRYRKYINDITVKRINIIMIISISLLSLLMYSDLYIRENIIALYSRLPSFILAFVLIVLKNFKIKINISLLTTLYNYFLASIPIMMFAKYLIHIDSGTDSVNVLGIITALFIISLEIRTNLLYTIVIYIIPPILFLIILLSFFSVTNEESHAFINVFLILIAGFTVNRVQNNFRYKAFEADYYLDIEKKKLEQSNEELKIYQEKLEELVEEKTISLQIALKKATESDKLKTSFLQNISHEIRTPINAVLGFMQVLSGKDKSIENEYQIINDNFNVLIKTIEDILFLSELQSEQFEIKKTEFFAQDFINNIYILLQNRIKKSFKKIKPVLDFNKNDNFLIEADGKLLKKAITYIIDNAVKFTDQGEIKLHISLNNENVNINIIDDGQGISEKDLPYIYDSFRKFEDKNTIFSGVGIGMSIAEKLISLLSGEIQISSEKGKGTSVKIVIKEN; this is encoded by the coding sequence ATGAGCAATAAATCAAGAATGCTTGAATTAAGATATCGAAAGTATATTAATGATATTACCGTAAAACGGATTAATATTATTATGATTATTAGTATTAGTTTGCTTTCATTATTAATGTATTCAGATTTATATATAAGAGAAAACATAATTGCTCTTTACAGTAGATTACCTTCTTTTATTTTAGCTTTTGTTTTAATTGTTTTGAAAAACTTTAAAATAAAAATTAATATATCCTTATTAACAACTCTTTACAATTATTTCCTTGCAAGCATTCCGATAATGATGTTTGCAAAATATCTCATACATATTGATTCCGGAACTGATTCAGTTAACGTTTTAGGAATAATTACAGCTTTATTTATTATATCACTTGAAATACGAACAAATTTACTTTATACAATTGTAATATACATAATACCGCCTATTCTGTTTTTAATCATCTTATTATCATTTTTTTCAGTTACAAATGAAGAATCTCATGCATTTATCAATGTGTTTTTAATCCTAATTGCCGGATTTACAGTAAACCGAGTACAAAACAATTTCAGATATAAAGCTTTTGAAGCAGATTATTATTTGGATATTGAAAAGAAAAAACTTGAACAAAGTAATGAAGAATTAAAAATATATCAAGAAAAATTAGAGGAACTTGTTGAAGAAAAAACAATTTCTCTGCAAATTGCTTTAAAGAAAGCAACAGAGAGTGATAAACTGAAAACTTCCTTTTTGCAAAATATATCACATGAAATCAGAACTCCTATTAATGCCGTTCTGGGATTTATGCAAGTTTTGTCGGGAAAAGACAAAAGTATTGAAAACGAATATCAAATTATAAATGATAATTTTAATGTTTTAATAAAAACAATTGAAGATATTCTTTTTCTTTCGGAACTTCAATCAGAACAATTTGAAATAAAAAAAACAGAATTTTTTGCACAAGATTTTATAAATAATATATATATACTGTTACAAAACAGAATTAAAAAAAGTTTCAAGAAAATAAAGCCTGTTCTTGATTTTAATAAAAATGATAATTTCTTAATAGAAGCTGACGGAAAATTATTAAAAAAAGCAATTACTTATATTATTGACAATGCTGTGAAATTTACTGATCAAGGAGAAATAAAACTTCATATTTCTTTAAATAACGAAAATGTTAACATTAACATAATTGATGACGGACAAGGTATTTCCGAAAAAGATTTACCTTATATTTATGATTCTTTTCGGAAATTTGAAGATAAAAATACTATTTTCAGTGGTGTAGGAATCGGAATGAGTATTGCTGAAAAGTTAATAAGTTTACTTTCCGGTGAAATTCAGATAAGTTCCGAAAAAGGAAAAGGTACATCTGTGAAAATAGTAATCAAAGAAAACTAA
- the kdsB gene encoding 3-deoxy-manno-octulosonate cytidylyltransferase: protein MNFLAIIPARYDSSRFPGKPLIDIMGKSMIQRVYERASEVFDDIVVATDDDRIANEVRSFNGNYIFTSDKHKSGTDRCAEAVLKYELNSGKKFDVIVNIQGDEPFIEKEHLNKIIKCFDNKEVEIATLIKEINSCEEIFDADKVKVLINNKNFAIYFSRSAVPFLRDVTKEDWHKKHRYYKHIGIYAYQYSVLLQITKLERSTLEIAESLEQNRWIENGYKIFTDFTTKESISVDTKNDLKKIINNFSGFMET from the coding sequence ATGAATTTTTTAGCAATTATACCTGCAAGATATGATTCTTCAAGGTTCCCGGGAAAACCTTTGATAGATATTATGGGAAAATCCATGATTCAAAGAGTTTATGAAAGAGCCTCTGAAGTATTTGATGATATTGTTGTTGCAACAGATGATGACAGAATTGCAAATGAAGTTCGTTCTTTCAACGGGAATTATATATTCACTTCCGATAAGCATAAAAGCGGAACAGACAGATGTGCTGAAGCAGTATTGAAATATGAATTAAATTCCGGCAAAAAATTTGATGTAATTGTAAATATTCAAGGAGATGAACCTTTTATAGAAAAAGAACATCTTAATAAAATTATTAAATGCTTTGATAATAAGGAAGTTGAAATAGCAACTTTGATAAAGGAAATAAATTCCTGTGAAGAAATTTTTGATGCGGATAAAGTAAAAGTTCTGATAAATAATAAAAATTTTGCAATCTATTTCAGCAGATCTGCTGTTCCTTTTTTAAGAGATGTAACAAAGGAAGATTGGCATAAAAAACACAGGTATTATAAACATATCGGGATTTATGCTTATCAATACTCTGTTCTTCTGCAAATTACAAAATTAGAAAGGTCAACTCTGGAAATTGCGGAATCATTGGAACAAAACAGATGGATTGAAAACGGATATAAAATTTTTACGGATTTTACAACTAAGGAAAGTATTTCTGTTGATACAAAAAATGATCTGAAAAAAATAATTAATAATTTTTCAGGTTTTATGGAAACATAA
- a CDS encoding sigma-54 dependent transcriptional regulator: MTVQQIKQRFGIIGNSYGLNRAIDIAMQVAPTDLSVLISGESGTGKEMFPQIIHKFSKRKHNSYIAVNCGAIPEGTIDSELFGHEKGAFTGAVKNRKGYFEEAADGTIFLDEVGELPLATQVRLLRVLETGEYIKVGSSQVEKTNVRIIVATNINLQKAVQEGKFREDLYYRLNTVPILIPPLRNRKEDIHLLFRKFAQDFSEKYTMPAVKLDDEAKIILENYRWKGNVRQLKNITEQISIIEEERLITGEIIKPYLSKDYEQNLPMIYDGAINKEEFANEREILYKILFDMRNEINELKTIVKDVAQNRDTAVNVPANFLSQEKHTDIEDEQYNYNKNFINKIQEKNTFDKRETFIEDTEEIVEESLSLKDKEVELIQKALIKHKGKRKYAAKELGISERTLYRKLKEYDINI; the protein is encoded by the coding sequence ATGACCGTTCAACAAATAAAACAAAGATTCGGGATTATCGGTAATTCATACGGATTAAACAGAGCAATAGATATAGCAATGCAAGTTGCACCTACAGATCTTTCGGTTTTGATATCAGGTGAAAGCGGAACAGGAAAAGAGATGTTTCCGCAAATTATACATAAATTCAGCAAAAGAAAACATAATTCATATATTGCTGTAAATTGTGGTGCAATTCCGGAAGGAACAATAGATTCTGAACTGTTTGGCCATGAAAAAGGAGCATTTACCGGTGCAGTAAAAAATCGTAAAGGATATTTTGAAGAAGCTGCTGACGGAACTATTTTTTTAGATGAAGTAGGGGAGTTGCCTTTAGCTACTCAAGTCAGATTATTAAGGGTTTTAGAAACAGGTGAATATATAAAAGTAGGTTCATCACAAGTTGAGAAAACAAATGTTAGAATTATTGTAGCTACAAATATAAATTTGCAAAAAGCCGTACAGGAAGGAAAGTTCAGAGAAGATCTTTATTATCGTCTTAATACGGTGCCAATTTTAATACCTCCCTTACGTAACAGAAAAGAGGATATTCATTTATTATTCAGAAAGTTTGCTCAAGATTTTTCAGAAAAATATACAATGCCGGCTGTAAAATTGGATGATGAAGCTAAAATAATTTTGGAAAATTACAGATGGAAAGGAAATGTCAGGCAACTGAAAAATATTACAGAACAAATTTCAATTATTGAAGAAGAACGACTAATCACAGGCGAAATAATAAAACCTTACTTATCTAAAGATTATGAACAAAATTTGCCGATGATATATGACGGAGCAATTAATAAAGAAGAATTTGCTAATGAAAGAGAGATCTTATATAAAATTCTTTTTGATATGAGAAATGAAATCAACGAATTAAAAACAATTGTTAAAGATGTTGCTCAAAACAGAGATACAGCTGTTAATGTTCCCGCAAATTTCTTATCGCAAGAAAAGCATACCGATATTGAAGATGAACAGTATAATTATAACAAGAACTTTATAAACAAAATACAAGAAAAAAATACATTTGATAAAAGAGAAACTTTCATTGAAGATACAGAAGAAATTGTTGAAGAATCTTTATCTTTGAAAGATAAAGAAGTTGAACTTATACAAAAAGCTTTAATTAAACATAAAGGAAAAAGAAAATATGCAGCAAAAGAACTGGGAATTTCGGAACGAACTTTGTATAGGAAACTCAAAGAGTATGATATAAATATATAA
- a CDS encoding GSCFA domain-containing protein — MQNFKNINFRTKIKPVKYNFEINYKSNLMFIGSCFTESIGQTLKAGKFKIDINPFGILYNPVSVKNAVNFLVENQTFTEDDIFYYNERWNSFYHHGRFSNPEKSKTLQIINNRITKSSEALKNADYLFVTFGTAWVYESKESDEIVSNCHKIPAKKFNKRILNTQEIIDVYSVLLKRIKSYNKGLKIIFTISPVRHLKDGFYENNLSKSILRLAINELINNNANCYYFPAYEILIDDLRDYRFYETDLLHPSRTAIEYIFNYFGNSFFTDETFKIYTEIQKLLRAVKHRPFNTSSNEYKQFVKKNINKINALKNEYNFIDLKNELDFFKNKQ, encoded by the coding sequence ATGCAAAATTTTAAAAATATAAATTTCAGAACAAAAATTAAACCGGTTAAATATAATTTTGAAATCAATTATAAATCAAATTTGATGTTTATCGGTTCTTGTTTTACGGAAAGTATCGGACAAACATTAAAAGCCGGCAAGTTCAAAATTGATATAAATCCTTTCGGGATATTATATAATCCGGTATCTGTAAAAAATGCCGTAAATTTTCTTGTTGAAAACCAAACATTTACTGAAGATGACATCTTTTATTATAATGAACGCTGGAACAGCTTTTATCATCACGGCAGGTTTTCAAATCCTGAAAAAAGTAAAACATTACAAATAATAAATAACAGAATAACAAAATCTTCCGAAGCATTAAAAAATGCTGATTATCTTTTTGTTACATTCGGTACAGCATGGGTTTATGAGAGTAAAGAATCTGATGAAATTGTTTCCAATTGCCATAAAATTCCTGCAAAAAAGTTTAACAAAAGAATATTAAATACGCAAGAAATTATTGATGTATATTCTGTTTTGCTAAAAAGAATAAAGAGTTATAATAAAGGTTTAAAAATTATATTTACGATAAGCCCTGTTAGGCATTTAAAAGACGGTTTTTATGAAAACAATTTAAGTAAATCAATTTTAAGATTAGCAATCAATGAATTAATAAATAATAATGCAAATTGTTATTACTTCCCTGCTTATGAAATATTAATTGATGATTTAAGGGATTATAGGTTTTATGAAACAGATTTGTTACATCCAAGCAGAACAGCAATTGAATATATTTTTAATTATTTCGGAAATTCTTTTTTTACGGATGAAACTTTTAAGATTTACACTGAAATACAGAAACTTTTAAGAGCTGTAAAACACAGGCCTTTTAATACTTCTTCAAATGAATATAAACAATTTGTAAAAAAGAATATCAATAAGATTAACGCATTAAAAAATGAGTATAATTTTATTGATTTAAAAAATGAACTAGATTTTTTTAAAAATAAACAATAA
- a CDS encoding YegS/Rv2252/BmrU family lipid kinase, with the protein MNIIEDKDILFIINPNSGRKQYLKIKKDIEEVIKDHKIIISKSLTEFDKIYDKYINNYKVLVIIGGDGTVNSATRKIYQTKDKILAIYPTGSGNGFAKELGFKKNIPELIEDIKKGEIQHIDVLIINEHECINVAGLGFDAYVAHDFIQRKKRGLTSYIISVIKSVFIFKPFYVEIINDQFQLEEKIQMLSIANTRQFGNGAYIAPDAKPNDGMYDLVIVKPFPFYYYPVFVIKLMTGSLKDSKFIKYFKIKSDTTIRSNFNKFHIDGDPMLINFDINVKISDKKLSIIKTRNNKF; encoded by the coding sequence ATGAATATAATTGAAGATAAAGACATACTCTTTATTATTAATCCGAATTCAGGTCGAAAACAATATTTAAAGATAAAGAAGGATATAGAAGAAGTAATAAAAGATCATAAAATTATCATCAGCAAGAGCCTGACTGAATTTGATAAGATTTATGATAAGTATATAAATAATTACAAAGTTTTAGTAATTATCGGAGGCGACGGAACCGTTAATTCCGCAACACGAAAAATATATCAAACAAAAGATAAAATACTTGCAATTTATCCTACCGGTTCCGGAAACGGATTTGCTAAAGAACTCGGATTCAAAAAAAATATTCCTGAATTAATTGAAGACATTAAAAAAGGAGAAATACAACATATTGATGTGCTGATAATTAATGAACATGAATGTATAAATGTTGCAGGTCTTGGTTTTGATGCTTATGTAGCACATGATTTTATTCAAAGAAAAAAAAGGGGCTTAACTTCATATATTATTTCTGTTATAAAATCAGTTTTTATATTTAAGCCTTTTTATGTTGAAATTATAAATGACCAATTTCAATTAGAAGAAAAAATCCAAATGTTATCAATAGCAAATACACGTCAATTCGGTAACGGTGCATATATTGCTCCGGATGCAAAACCAAATGACGGAATGTATGATTTAGTAATAGTAAAACCATTCCCTTTTTATTACTATCCTGTATTTGTAATAAAGTTAATGACAGGTAGTTTGAAAGATTCAAAATTTATAAAATATTTCAAGATAAAATCCGATACAACAATACGTTCAAATTTTAATAAATTTCATATTGACGGAGATCCTATGCTGATAAATTTTGATATAAATGTTAAAATATCAGATAAAAAGTTATCAATAATAAAAACACGCAACAATAAATTCTGA